The DNA region CCTGGCTTCCCCATTCTTCAAACTGCCAGTTCTCTAGCCTGAAATAGAGAAGATACAGATGGGGACACCGATGAGGAAAACGGACAGCAGGAACAAACTTCCAAATAAGCAGGGTACTACTCACGTCACCACAGCATTTGGGTTTTTCTCCACAGCGTACAGCTTTATCCTCCGGTCAGCCTGCTTGGCTGCCCGCAGGGAGGCATTCACCAGGGGACCCCGGCCTGCTCCCAGTACCATCAGCACCCTGAGAAAGGAGAAAGACTCAAGTGGACTTGTATATACAGGAGGCACGCAAGTCCCAGGGACTGCAGGGAGAACACTCACTGGACACTGGTATCCTTCTCTTCTTCTGGCACTCGGTCCAGCAGACATTTATAGatagcctgagagaaggaaaggagaCCTTAGCAGGAACAGACTCCTGGCTATAACTCCAGTCTCACCCAGATCACCCTGGTCCTGTGCTTGCCCCAACCTAGAACCCACACCATACCTGCTGGTACTGAGAGTATTTGATGGGGTCCTTTTCAAATACTTCGTATGTCTGAGATTCCAGATTGTCCATAAGTGGCTAATGgacaaaaggaaaaaggcaaagtaaGTTAGCTAGTTTCTGGCAGGGACAATGCACCAGAACAACAAAAGCCTTCCCACTGCCTCCTGAGTTTTAGAAGGGATTCAGGGCACCTACTCTCAAGAGACATCCCCACCTCTGCTTCCCCCTCTCCACACACTCCAGACTCACCTGGAGCGGGGACTGCAGATAGTCTTCATAGCCCTTGGCAAAGAGTTCGTAAGCATTGGGTGGAGGGCGGTTCTGGCTCAAGTATTCCAGGTACTGAAGGTAGGAGCAAAACTCCTTCTCTGAGTGGTGGTTGGTACCTGTGATGATGAACTGCACCTCCAGCTGTGAGAGAAATCAAACCATCAGCCCTCTAACCAAGATTCTGGAGGTACTTTTATGGTCTATGGCCAAAGACCCCTACATAAAATAAGGCCAGAGAAGCAGTTCTCTACTCCCCAGCACCAATGAATGGGCTGCACGAGGCTTCATAAGGATTATCATGGCTTACAAGGCCCCATGGATTTTTGTtgtaactttttaaataaaagcttTTGCAAAATTCTCAGGAAGTCTTGTTCCTTTTAAAAGATTTCTGAGGCTCCTACTGCCATCTGCCTTATCATTCTCAACACCAACTTTGCTGAAACTGCTCTCCAGAAACCAGAGAGGAAGAGTCAGCCCCGTAAGAAAAAAGCATCACACTTACATGAATAAGGCAAGAGGATCAGATGGATCATCTTTAGAACCACTCTACCACCCACCTTGAGAAGCCGGAAGATAAGCCTCTGATGCATCTTTGAAAGAACAGGAAATCCCTTCTTATTGGTCAGGAAAATGCTTGTGGGGAGAATGGCTGCTTTGATGGGCTCTCCAAGCCAACGATCAATGACGTGATTAGATGGGAGGTCAGCCCCAATTTCAAGAGCTagacaaggaaaaagaaagacctgTCGACTTCTGCCAGGCAAGAAGCCCttctttattactttgtgttcgGTCTGTTTACTCCTTTTCTCAAGAGCAAGGCTGACTGGGGCACAGGGAAAGTAGCAAaactaaagggccacataagcagagactacattagcctgagtccagaagaactagaaagtgcctagctacaaccgatgactatcctgacagggtacacaacagagaactcctgagggagcaggagagcagtgggatgcagaccacaaattctcataaaaagaccagacttaatggtctgacttagactagaatgaccctggaggtcatggtccccagaacttctgttagcccaagacaggaaccatacccaaagccaacttttcagacagggattagattAGACTacgggatagacaatgatactggtgaaaaatgagcttcttggatcaagtagacacataagactatgctggcatctcctgtccaaaggggagatgagagggtagagggggtcagaagctggccaaatggacatgaaaagagagtggagggaaggagagtgctgtctcattaggggaagagaaattaggagtatatagcaaggcgtttataaatttttctgtaagtctgacttgatttgtaaactatcacttaaagcattaaagcacaataaaacttacaaaaaaaaaaagtaggaaaactGCCCAGCAGCCAAGTACACATGACACTTTAAACTCCCGATTCCTATtcatagagggtcagagaagggATACCTACCCTAGGAACCTCATGGACTTACCCACTGCAATCCTCTTGCTGTAGTCACACAAAGTCCGAAAGTTGTGCCACCTGTTCAGGGCAAATACAGCAACATACAGTCAAATGCACAGAACCTACCCATCACCAAGTTCAAAGGAGAGACTTCCCTAAAGGTTCCACCTGTACTTCCCCTCACTCTACCCTTTAACTTACAGAAGCACCAAAAGGAGACATACCACATCCATGTCTTCTCCTCCCCACTATactcctctgtgtgtgtggttGGTGCATTCTCGATGATATCATCCCGCAGGTCCTCTGGTGCCACCAATGGGACCCGCATCCAGAACTGTACATGACAGGTACCTTATTTAGAACTCACTGTGTCCAGAAAGTTTCCCCCCCGTCAAAAGATCTTGATCCAGACCTCAAGTAAATACCTTTATATGCTTTTCCCAATCTGTGATTAGGTAcatgtacataaggtcactgtacTTAAAGTCactatacatagggtcaccatgagtcagaaccaactcgacagcacctaacaacatgtacaAAAGGACATGTATCCTGTGTTTGTCCTTATGGAAATGTCTGCCTTTCCTTTATCTCAACTCTAAGTTTCTAGACATAAAGTATTATATACTGCATACGTCTTATATCTCTCTGCATACCACTTTTATTTCGGAGATAGGCAATACTGACGTTTTAATTCTGCCATGTGCACCTTCCACTGAATGGCTAGGCATAAAAAGACACTTACAGCAGCAGACTACCGTATTATACAGTAGGAAAGGAGCCCCTCAGCCGTACCATAGAAGAGTGGTGGCCAGTGTGGATGTGGTTGGTCAAAACTCTGGCCAGGTTAGTGTTATCCTCCTGATTGAGGGGCAGCAGGAAAGCTGGAAGACCCAGATATGCCCCAAAATTCAGCTCCTGTAACATAGCCTAGACACAGAGATCAAGAGGAAAAGGTGAAGAGCTAGCAACCCAAATAGCTTTAACTCTGTTGTATCAGACACCTGATTCACCAAGTTATGAGAGGAAAAACTGCTCTCCCCACCCAGCTCAGTTTCAGATCTAATCCTTAGAAAGATCCAGTGGAGAGGTGAAACACCCTTACCGCCTCTGAGTTCCTGCGGATCTTCTCCACTTTTGAGTCTGGATGAATCCATGGAGAAAGCTTTCCGACAATTAGTGTATTCCAGTCTGCAAGTCCCAGCCaagaaagacaaagacagaataaGGTTCAGCACTTTATTCTTGCTAAATTTCTTTCTTAGCAGGATACAGAgtaagagacaaggactttttcTATCACAGACATAGAATAGTTTGATCCAGAATAGGGAACTAAGACTTTTAGCAAGTAAGCACGGAGAAAATAAGATTATCTGTATCACAGGAACTAATCAACACTCCCAAATCAGGAAAGGAAGAGAATGAGGACCCTGATAAAGTAGAAGTTGTTACTGCCTCTGATAATTAAGGGGTATACGGGATGGTCCCTACCCCTTCCTGATAGCAGTAGGTCAGATCGTGTCTGGGGACCAGGCCGATTCTTAGCAGGTTCCTGAGTGAACTCCCTCTTGAAACGCGGGTGGAAGACAGGCATGCAGAGGAAATCAAACCTATAACCACGACAGACCCAGAGTCATCATGTAAAGAGAACAGCAATGCCCAGAGAGGTCCAAGCCAACTGGATTTAGACTACCTCAGTTTGCACCGAGCCCTTTCAGTTGCCATCAGTCACCCCACTGGGCTGCTGAGTTCAGCCCACGTTGGAGCATATCAATTCCGCTGCACTGTGCCTCAATACCAGTATGCCacgcaaaaaaagaaagactcaaAAACAGCCGTGGACCAGACGAGTAAGAAGAGGTGAAAATTCATTCCAAGGAGAATACTTTCTACTCTGCTGTCACTGGCCTTCCAGGATTA from Elephas maximus indicus isolate mEleMax1 chromosome 10, mEleMax1 primary haplotype, whole genome shotgun sequence includes:
- the PRMT5 gene encoding protein arginine N-methyltransferase 5 isoform X3, with the protein product MLQELNFGAYLGLPAFLLPLNQEDNTNLARVLTNHIHTGHHSSMFWMRVPLVAPEDLRDDIIENAPTTHTEEYSGEEKTWMWWHNFRTLCDYSKRIAVALEIGADLPSNHVIDRWLGEPIKAAILPTSIFLTNKKGFPVLSKMHQRLIFRLLKLEVQFIITGTNHHSEKEFCSYLQYLEYLSQNRPPPNAYELFAKGYEDYLQSPLQPLMDNLESQTYEVFEKDPIKYSQYQQAIYKCLLDRVPEEEKDTSVQVLMVLGAGRGPLVNASLRAAKQADRRIKLYAVEKNPNAVVTLENWQFEEWGSQVTVVSSDMREWVAPEKADIIVSELLGSFADNELSPECLDGAQHFLKDDGVSIPGEYTSFLAPISSSKLYNEVRACREKDRDPEAQFEMPYVVRLHNFHQLSAPQPCFTFSHPNRDPMMDNNRYCTLNFPVEVNTVLHGFAGYFETVLYQDITLSIRPETHSPGMFSWFPILFPIKQPITVREGQTICVRFWRCSNSKKVWYEWAVTAPVCSAIHNPTGRSYTIGL
- the PRMT5 gene encoding protein arginine N-methyltransferase 5 isoform X1 yields the protein MAAMAVGGAGGSRVSSGRDLNCVPEIADTLGAVAKQGFDFLCMPVFHPRFKREFTQEPAKNRPGPQTRSDLLLSGRDWNTLIVGKLSPWIHPDSKVEKIRRNSEAAMLQELNFGAYLGLPAFLLPLNQEDNTNLARVLTNHIHTGHHSSMFWMRVPLVAPEDLRDDIIENAPTTHTEEYSGEEKTWMWWHNFRTLCDYSKRIAVALEIGADLPSNHVIDRWLGEPIKAAILPTSIFLTNKKGFPVLSKMHQRLIFRLLKLEVQFIITGTNHHSEKEFCSYLQYLEYLSQNRPPPNAYELFAKGYEDYLQSPLQPLMDNLESQTYEVFEKDPIKYSQYQQAIYKCLLDRVPEEEKDTSVQVLMVLGAGRGPLVNASLRAAKQADRRIKLYAVEKNPNAVVTLENWQFEEWGSQVTVVSSDMREWVAPEKADIIVSELLGSFADNELSPECLDGAQHFLKDDGVSIPGEYTSFLAPISSSKLYNEVRACREKDRDPEAQFEMPYVVRLHNFHQLSAPQPCFTFSHPNRDPMMDNNRYCTLNFPVEVNTVLHGFAGYFETVLYQDITLSIRPETHSPGMFSWFPILFPIKQPITVREGQTICVRFWRCSNSKKVWYEWAVTAPVCSAIHNPTGRSYTIGL
- the PRMT5 gene encoding protein arginine N-methyltransferase 5 isoform X2, translated to MPVFHPRFKREFTQEPAKNRPGPQTRSDLLLSGRDWNTLIVGKLSPWIHPDSKVEKIRRNSEAAMLQELNFGAYLGLPAFLLPLNQEDNTNLARVLTNHIHTGHHSSMFWMRVPLVAPEDLRDDIIENAPTTHTEEYSGEEKTWMWWHNFRTLCDYSKRIAVALEIGADLPSNHVIDRWLGEPIKAAILPTSIFLTNKKGFPVLSKMHQRLIFRLLKLEVQFIITGTNHHSEKEFCSYLQYLEYLSQNRPPPNAYELFAKGYEDYLQSPLQPLMDNLESQTYEVFEKDPIKYSQYQQAIYKCLLDRVPEEEKDTSVQVLMVLGAGRGPLVNASLRAAKQADRRIKLYAVEKNPNAVVTLENWQFEEWGSQVTVVSSDMREWVAPEKADIIVSELLGSFADNELSPECLDGAQHFLKDDGVSIPGEYTSFLAPISSSKLYNEVRACREKDRDPEAQFEMPYVVRLHNFHQLSAPQPCFTFSHPNRDPMMDNNRYCTLNFPVEVNTVLHGFAGYFETVLYQDITLSIRPETHSPGMFSWFPILFPIKQPITVREGQTICVRFWRCSNSKKVWYEWAVTAPVCSAIHNPTGRSYTIGL